One window from the genome of Streptomyces cadmiisoli encodes:
- the rpsA gene encoding 30S ribosomal protein S1 codes for MTSSTETTATTPQVAVNDIGNEEAFLAAIDETIKYFNDGDIVDGVIVKVDRDEVLLDIGYKTEGVIPSRELSIKHDVDPNEVVAVGDEIEALVLQKEDKEGRLILSKKRAQYERAWGTIEKIKEEDGIVTGTVIEVVKGGLILDIGLRGFLPASLVEMRRVRDLQPYVGKELEAKIIELDKNRNNVVLSRRAWLEQTQSEVRQTFLTTLQKGQVRSGVVSSIVNFGAFVDLGGVDGLVHVSELSWKHIDHPSEVVEVGQEVTVEVLDVDMDRERVSLSLKATQEDPWQQFARTHQIGQVVPGKVTKLVPFGAFVRVDEGIEGLVHISELAERHVEIPEQVVQVNDEIFVKVIDIDLERRRISLSLKQANEAFGADPASVEFDPTLYGMAASYDDQGNYIYPEGFDPETNDWLEGYETQREAWEHQYAEAQTRFEQHQQQVIKSREADAAAAAEGGEAAAPAATGGSYSSEGPDNSGALASDEALAALREKLAGGQS; via the coding sequence ATGACGAGCAGCACCGAGACCACCGCCACCACCCCGCAGGTAGCGGTCAACGACATCGGTAACGAGGAAGCCTTCCTCGCCGCGATCGACGAGACGATCAAGTACTTCAACGACGGCGACATCGTCGACGGCGTCATCGTGAAGGTCGACCGGGACGAGGTCCTGCTCGACATCGGTTACAAGACCGAAGGCGTTATCCCGAGCCGCGAGCTCTCCATCAAGCACGACGTCGACCCCAACGAGGTCGTCGCCGTCGGTGACGAGATCGAGGCCCTTGTTCTCCAGAAGGAGGACAAGGAAGGCCGCCTGATCCTCTCGAAGAAGCGCGCCCAGTACGAGCGTGCCTGGGGCACCATCGAGAAGATCAAGGAAGAGGACGGGATCGTCACCGGTACCGTCATCGAGGTCGTCAAGGGTGGTCTCATCCTCGACATCGGCCTCCGCGGCTTCCTCCCGGCCTCCCTGGTCGAGATGCGCCGTGTTCGCGACCTCCAGCCCTACGTGGGCAAGGAGCTCGAGGCCAAGATCATCGAGCTGGACAAGAACCGCAACAACGTGGTCCTGTCCCGCCGTGCCTGGCTGGAGCAGACCCAGTCCGAGGTCCGCCAGACGTTCCTCACGACCCTCCAGAAGGGTCAGGTCCGTTCCGGTGTGGTCTCCTCGATCGTCAACTTCGGTGCCTTCGTGGACCTGGGTGGCGTCGACGGACTGGTCCACGTCTCCGAGCTCTCCTGGAAGCACATCGACCACCCCTCCGAGGTTGTCGAGGTCGGCCAGGAGGTCACGGTCGAGGTCCTCGACGTCGACATGGACCGCGAGCGTGTCTCCCTGTCGCTGAAGGCGACCCAGGAAGACCCGTGGCAGCAGTTCGCCCGCACCCACCAGATCGGCCAGGTCGTGCCCGGCAAGGTCACGAAGCTGGTTCCGTTCGGTGCGTTCGTCCGCGTGGACGAGGGCATCGAGGGTCTGGTCCACATCTCCGAGCTGGCCGAGCGCCACGTGGAGATCCCGGAGCAGGTCGTCCAGGTCAACGACGAGATCTTCGTCAAGGTCATCGACATCGACCTCGAGCGCCGTCGCATCAGCCTCTCGCTGAAGCAGGCCAACGAGGCCTTCGGTGCCGACCCGGCCTCGGTCGAGTTCGACCCGACCCTGTACGGCATGGCCGCGTCCTACGACGACCAGGGCAACTACATCTACCCCGAGGGCTTCGACCCCGAGACCAACGACTGGCTCGAGGGCTACGAGACCCAGCGCGAGGCGTGGGAGCACCAGTACGCCGAGGCGCAGACCCGCTTCGAGCAGCACCAGCAGCAGGTCATCAAGTCCCGCGAGGCCGACGCCGCTGCCGCGGCCGAGGGCGGCGAGGCTGCGGCTCCGGCCGCGACCGGCGGCTCGTACTCCTCCGAGGGTCCGGACAACTCCGGCGCGCTGGCCTCGGACGAGGCGCTCGCCGCGCTGCGCGAGAAGCTGGCCGGCGGCCAGAGCTGA
- a CDS encoding PAC2 family protein, whose protein sequence is MLDPQGLYTWEPKGLAVVDMALAQESAGLVMLYHFDGYIDAGETGDQIVDRLLDSLPHQVVARFDHDRLVDYRARRPLLTFRRDHFASYDEPTLAVHMVQDATGAPFLLLSGPEPDVEWERFAAAVEQIVERLGVRLAVNFNGIPMGVPHTRPVGLTPHGNRTDLVPGHDSPFDDAQVPGSAEALVEYRLMKAGHDVLGVAAHVPHYIARSPYPDAALTALEAITSATGLVLPGIAHALRTEAHRTQTEIDRQIQEGDEELTALVQGLEHQYDAVAGAETRGNMLAEPVEIPSADEIGQEFERFLAEREGDN, encoded by the coding sequence GTGCTTGATCCACAGGGTTTGTACACGTGGGAGCCGAAGGGCCTGGCCGTCGTCGACATGGCGCTCGCCCAGGAGTCGGCCGGTCTTGTCATGCTCTACCACTTCGACGGATACATCGACGCGGGCGAGACCGGCGACCAGATCGTCGACCGGCTCCTCGACTCGCTGCCCCACCAGGTCGTCGCCCGGTTCGACCACGACCGACTGGTGGACTACCGCGCCCGCCGTCCGCTGCTGACCTTCCGGCGTGACCACTTCGCGTCCTACGACGAGCCCACGCTGGCCGTGCACATGGTCCAGGACGCCACCGGAGCGCCCTTCCTGCTGCTCTCCGGCCCGGAGCCGGACGTGGAGTGGGAGCGCTTCGCCGCAGCGGTGGAGCAGATCGTGGAGCGCCTCGGCGTGCGCCTCGCGGTGAACTTCAACGGCATCCCCATGGGCGTTCCGCACACCCGGCCCGTGGGCCTGACCCCGCACGGCAACCGCACCGACCTCGTGCCCGGCCACGACAGCCCGTTCGACGACGCACAGGTGCCCGGCAGCGCCGAGGCGCTGGTGGAGTACCGCCTGATGAAGGCCGGCCACGACGTCCTCGGCGTCGCCGCGCACGTCCCGCACTACATCGCCCGATCCCCCTACCCGGACGCCGCGCTGACGGCTCTGGAGGCCATCACATCGGCCACCGGACTGGTCCTGCCCGGCATCGCGCACGCCCTGCGCACGGAGGCCCACCGTACGCAGACCGAGATCGACCGGCAGATCCAGGAGGGCGACGAGGAGCTCACCGCTCTGGTCCAAGGCCTGGAGCACCAGTACGACGCGGTGGCGGGTGCCGAGACCCGCGGCAACATGCTCGCCGAACCGGTCGAGATCCCGTCGGCGGACGAGATCGGGCAGGAGTTCGAGCGGTTCCTGGCGGAGCGCGAAGGGGACAACTGA
- the coaE gene encoding dephospho-CoA kinase, which produces MLKVGLTGGIGAGKSEVSRLLVECGAVLIDADRLAREVVAPGTPGLAAVVEAFGPEVLAEDGSLDRPRLGSVVFSDPEKLAVLNAIVHPLVGARSRELEAAAAEGAVVVHDVPLLTENGLAPLYDVVVVVDATPETQLDRLVRLRGMTEEDARARMAAQAARAQRLEIADIVIDNDVPLAELRGRVKDVWADLVQRAQAPQQPPQE; this is translated from the coding sequence ATGCTGAAGGTGGGCCTGACCGGCGGGATCGGCGCCGGCAAGAGCGAGGTGTCCCGGCTGCTCGTGGAGTGCGGGGCCGTGCTGATCGACGCGGACCGCCTCGCCCGTGAGGTGGTGGCGCCGGGCACACCCGGCCTGGCCGCGGTCGTCGAGGCGTTCGGGCCCGAGGTGCTCGCCGAGGACGGAAGCCTGGACCGGCCGAGGCTCGGCTCCGTCGTGTTCTCGGACCCGGAGAAACTCGCCGTCCTCAACGCGATCGTGCACCCCCTGGTCGGCGCCCGCTCCCGGGAACTGGAGGCGGCGGCCGCCGAGGGCGCCGTCGTCGTCCACGACGTCCCGCTGCTCACCGAGAACGGACTCGCGCCGCTGTACGACGTCGTGGTCGTCGTGGACGCCACCCCCGAGACCCAGCTCGACCGTCTCGTACGGCTGCGGGGCATGACCGAGGAGGACGCACGCGCGCGTATGGCGGCCCAGGCCGCACGCGCGCAGCGCCTGGAGATCGCGGACATCGTGATCGACAACGACGTGCCGCTGGCGGAGCTCCGGGGGCGTGTGAAGGACGTATGGGCCGATCTCGTCCAGCGGGCGCAGGCGCCCCAGCAACCGCCTCAGGAATAG
- a CDS encoding tetratricopeptide repeat protein, whose protein sequence is MPETSGSNGRTPETDVIDFRAAEQLLAARDPRGAVKLLDGVIAAHPENTAARLLRARAFFAAAQLRPAELEFTIVLEREPDNAFAHFALARTYERQGRPEQAMRHFRLAAALDPNPQYLRAARFDS, encoded by the coding sequence GTGCCCGAGACCAGCGGTTCGAACGGACGTACACCGGAGACGGACGTCATCGACTTCCGCGCCGCCGAGCAGTTGCTCGCCGCGCGCGACCCGCGGGGTGCGGTGAAGCTGCTCGACGGAGTCATCGCCGCGCATCCGGAGAACACCGCGGCGCGGCTGCTGCGCGCGCGGGCGTTCTTCGCCGCCGCCCAACTGCGGCCCGCGGAATTGGAGTTCACCATCGTCCTGGAGCGCGAGCCGGACAATGCCTTCGCCCACTTCGCGCTCGCCCGCACCTACGAACGCCAGGGACGGCCCGAGCAGGCCATGCGGCACTTCCGTCTGGCCGCCGCGCTGGACCCCAATCCGCAGTATCTGAGAGCGGCCCGCTTCGACAGCTGA
- a CDS encoding DUF6343 family protein produces the protein MRTGSEPATARSALRMRFWLSVWGLVWAIFGTAAFALVGRPGWAIACGVLWLVITIDLAVILRHIRQGPHYQPGPDVPPYQPPDHRVR, from the coding sequence ATGCGTACGGGCAGTGAGCCGGCGACCGCGCGCAGTGCGCTGCGCATGCGCTTCTGGCTGAGTGTGTGGGGGCTGGTCTGGGCGATCTTCGGCACTGCCGCCTTCGCCCTGGTGGGCCGGCCCGGGTGGGCGATCGCGTGCGGGGTGCTCTGGCTGGTGATCACCATCGACCTGGCCGTGATCCTCAGGCACATCCGCCAGGGCCCGCACTACCAGCCCGGCCCGGACGTCCCGCCGTACCAGCCACCGGACCACCGCGTCCGGTAG
- a CDS encoding class I SAM-dependent methyltransferase → MREGHQGTGPGAITPDGCAVELYSRLPVRTEPDIIAGAVPAGAHILELGCGVGRMTHPLLERGCAITAVDESPEMLERVRGARTICSPIETLDLGERFDAVLLASFLVHAGDVEVRRGLLRTCVRHLADDGCVLIQREGEEYHTDVPRERVDPTGFTVRIVSSQPVGDGTNTVRAEYEFPDATWTQTFRARPLTKEEFEDALAEAGLRVDEYLTDDRIWVRAVAAG, encoded by the coding sequence ATGCGAGAAGGACATCAGGGGACGGGTCCGGGGGCGATCACCCCGGACGGCTGCGCGGTCGAGCTCTACTCGCGGCTGCCCGTCAGGACCGAGCCGGACATCATCGCGGGGGCCGTCCCGGCCGGCGCGCACATCCTGGAGCTGGGCTGCGGGGTGGGCCGGATGACACACCCGCTGCTGGAACGCGGCTGTGCGATCACGGCGGTGGACGAGTCGCCCGAGATGCTCGAACGAGTCCGCGGGGCCCGCACGATATGCAGCCCGATCGAGACGCTCGACCTGGGCGAGAGGTTCGACGCGGTCCTGCTCGCGTCGTTCCTCGTGCACGCCGGAGACGTGGAAGTGCGGCGCGGCCTGCTGCGGACCTGCGTGCGTCACCTGGCCGACGACGGCTGCGTACTGATCCAGCGCGAGGGCGAGGAGTACCACACCGACGTACCGCGCGAACGGGTCGACCCGACCGGCTTCACCGTGCGGATCGTCTCGTCGCAGCCGGTCGGGGACGGCACGAACACGGTCCGCGCGGAGTACGAGTTCCCGGACGCGACATGGACTCAGACGTTCCGCGCCCGGCCCCTGACGAAGGAGGAGTTCGAGGACGCACTGGCGGAGGCGGGCCTGAGGGTGGACGAGTATCTGACGGACGATCGGATATGGGTGAGGGCGGTCGCGGCCGGCTGA
- a CDS encoding DoxX family protein, with translation MPDPTAPFTPVTSATSAASAVTRGTSVAESETARGRRARAALRALQVVLALFFAFASAFPKLIGHSSAAEIFQEMGWGSAGMYAVGALELAGAAGLVLPLVQSAAAIGLSGLMVGAFVVQLTVFDGEQAATPVILLVPLTLIAWARRRQNKQLLRVVRRRG, from the coding sequence ATGCCCGACCCCACCGCTCCCTTCACTCCCGTCACTTCCGCCACGTCCGCTGCCTCCGCCGTCACCCGCGGGACGTCTGTCGCGGAGTCCGAGACCGCGCGGGGGCGTCGGGCTCGTGCCGCGCTGCGTGCCCTCCAGGTGGTCCTCGCCCTCTTCTTCGCGTTCGCCAGCGCGTTCCCCAAGCTGATCGGGCACTCGTCGGCCGCCGAGATCTTCCAGGAGATGGGCTGGGGCAGTGCCGGGATGTACGCGGTCGGGGCGCTCGAACTGGCGGGAGCGGCTGGGCTGGTGCTGCCGCTGGTGCAGTCCGCCGCGGCGATCGGGCTGAGCGGCCTGATGGTGGGGGCGTTCGTCGTCCAGCTCACCGTCTTCGACGGCGAGCAAGCGGCGACACCCGTGATCCTGCTCGTGCCGCTCACCTTGATCGCGTGGGCACGGCGACGCCAGAACAAGCAGTTGCTGCGCGTCGTGCGTCGACGGGGATGA
- a CDS encoding RNA-binding S4 domain-containing protein, with amino-acid sequence MAAERTGTNSGGESRTGRNGRGATVPAPAGAAEEPPATAPDAREDTGAASGAEHATVPPNDDAAPAVDPKVAAAVAAAEAAGPANGETVRIDSWIWSVRLVKTRSQGATACKGGHVRVNGERVKPAHSVRVGDEVRLRQEGRERVVVVKRLIRKRVGAPVAVQCYIDNSPPPPPREAVAPAGIRDRGAGRPTKRDRRDLERLRALGSLRPSGGASGHPDGR; translated from the coding sequence ATGGCTGCGGAGCGAACGGGTACGAACAGCGGCGGCGAGAGCCGGACGGGACGGAACGGCAGGGGCGCCACCGTCCCGGCCCCCGCGGGCGCCGCCGAGGAACCGCCCGCCACCGCGCCCGACGCCCGGGAGGACACCGGTGCGGCTTCCGGGGCCGAGCATGCGACGGTCCCCCCGAACGACGATGCCGCTCCGGCCGTCGACCCGAAGGTCGCCGCGGCCGTGGCCGCCGCGGAGGCGGCCGGGCCCGCGAACGGCGAGACCGTCCGCATCGACAGCTGGATCTGGTCGGTACGGCTGGTCAAGACCCGGTCGCAGGGCGCCACGGCCTGCAAGGGCGGCCACGTGCGCGTGAACGGCGAACGGGTCAAGCCGGCGCACTCCGTCCGCGTCGGTGACGAGGTACGCCTGCGGCAGGAGGGCCGGGAGCGGGTAGTCGTCGTCAAACGCCTGATCCGCAAGCGCGTCGGCGCCCCCGTGGCCGTCCAGTGCTACATCGACAACAGCCCGCCTCCGCCGCCCCGCGAGGCCGTCGCGCCCGCCGGGATCCGCGACCGGGGCGCCGGCCGGCCGACCAAGCGGGACCGCCGCGACCTGGAGCGCCTCCGGGCCCTGGGTAGCCTCCGTCCTTCGGGCGGCGCGAGCGGGCATCCTGACGGGCGCTGA
- a CDS encoding glycoside hydrolase family 5 protein — protein MGAGAVGATRTAAGTAAAAEWTPPLSTRGRWIVDADGDRFKLRSGNWHGASGTWNGSGSTDDDANHHAGENSGRIPLGLDRAPMAEIIAGFQEIGINSIRLPFSNEMIHDGRPVTDDSVAANPSLRGMTPLQVYDVAVRELTAAGLAVILNNHTNTTRWCCGVDGNERWNASQSTETWENDWLFMARRYKDNQRVVGADLYNEVRRNVWDDPNWGLGDNHDWFTVSQRVGDRILTEADPDLLIVVEGINWTGIPVDGFAHERPTLEPARHLSHTLVDSGKLVYSAHFYDYTGPNHSGATGTGETSDPRYRDFSPGELIDVLNRQAFFVTAEQDRHFTAPVWISEFGVGGRDETGAKQRAWFENFVDQLIRTDADFAYWPLVGWHEDRRGNGWALLHWDAAGHRMGVYDGDDWRAAAWTRLMAAPARTGHVEPVTEWSMLSPDHGDVVQSRRMRALPDWNPGARKAVCPDGQRIVGLAHTGNRALCSDVSAGALWDAARGHEVVVDERHVRPSQDWASGYTKLQCADGQFLIGYSVRGSAVSAALCATARAGELGTSGRTVWFDRGDNRGEAPKGGDFAHGHYKGQCADDEYAAGIAYTGRFGSSRTPDALYCRKLS, from the coding sequence TTGGGGGCCGGGGCCGTCGGAGCGACACGGACCGCCGCCGGCACCGCGGCGGCCGCGGAATGGACGCCCCCGCTCAGCACCAGGGGCCGTTGGATCGTCGATGCCGACGGAGACCGATTCAAGCTGCGGTCCGGGAACTGGCACGGGGCCAGCGGTACCTGGAACGGCTCGGGCAGCACGGACGACGACGCCAACCACCACGCCGGTGAGAACTCCGGCCGGATACCGCTCGGCCTGGACCGCGCGCCCATGGCCGAGATCATCGCCGGTTTCCAGGAGATCGGGATCAACAGCATCCGGCTGCCCTTCTCCAACGAGATGATCCACGACGGCCGCCCCGTCACGGACGACAGCGTCGCGGCGAACCCCTCCCTCAGGGGAATGACCCCGCTCCAGGTCTACGACGTCGCGGTCCGTGAACTCACCGCGGCCGGACTCGCCGTGATCCTCAACAACCACACCAACACCACCCGTTGGTGCTGCGGAGTCGACGGGAACGAACGCTGGAACGCCTCGCAGTCCACTGAGACCTGGGAGAACGACTGGCTGTTCATGGCCCGCCGCTACAAGGACAACCAGCGGGTCGTCGGCGCCGACCTCTACAACGAGGTACGGCGCAACGTCTGGGACGACCCCAACTGGGGGTTGGGCGACAACCACGACTGGTTCACGGTCTCGCAGCGCGTGGGCGACCGCATCCTGACCGAGGCCGACCCGGACCTCCTGATCGTCGTCGAGGGGATCAACTGGACCGGCATCCCCGTCGACGGCTTCGCACACGAGCGCCCCACCCTGGAGCCCGCCCGGCACCTCTCGCACACGCTCGTCGACTCCGGCAAGCTCGTCTACTCCGCCCACTTCTACGACTACACCGGCCCCAACCACAGCGGAGCGACCGGCACAGGTGAGACCAGCGACCCCCGCTACCGCGACTTCAGCCCCGGCGAACTCATCGACGTACTCAACCGCCAGGCGTTCTTCGTCACGGCGGAGCAGGACCGGCACTTCACCGCGCCCGTGTGGATCAGCGAGTTCGGCGTCGGGGGCCGTGACGAGACCGGCGCCAAGCAACGGGCCTGGTTCGAGAACTTCGTCGACCAGTTGATCCGTACCGACGCCGACTTCGCGTACTGGCCGCTCGTCGGCTGGCACGAGGACCGCAGGGGCAACGGCTGGGCCCTGTTGCACTGGGACGCGGCGGGCCACCGCATGGGTGTGTACGACGGTGACGACTGGCGCGCCGCCGCCTGGACGCGTCTCATGGCGGCGCCCGCACGCACCGGTCATGTGGAGCCGGTAACGGAGTGGTCGATGCTGAGCCCCGACCACGGTGACGTCGTCCAGTCGCGGCGGATGCGTGCCCTGCCCGACTGGAACCCGGGCGCCCGCAAGGCCGTCTGCCCCGACGGCCAGCGGATCGTCGGTCTCGCGCACACGGGCAACCGCGCCCTGTGCTCGGACGTGTCCGCCGGCGCGCTGTGGGACGCGGCCCGCGGGCACGAGGTGGTCGTGGACGAGCGACACGTCCGACCGAGCCAGGACTGGGCCTCCGGGTACACCAAGCTCCAGTGCGCGGACGGGCAGTTCCTGATCGGGTACAGCGTCCGCGGCTCGGCGGTCTCGGCCGCCCTGTGCGCGACCGCCCGGGCCGGTGAACTCGGCACGAGCGGCCGTACGGTCTGGTTCGACCGGGGCGACAACCGGGGTGAGGCTCCGAAGGGCGGGGACTTCGCGCACGGTCATTACAAGGGGCAGTGCGCGGACGACGAGTACGCGGCCGGGATCGCGTACACGGGGCGGTTCGGCTCGTCGCGGACCCCGGACGCGTTGTACTGCCGCAAACTGAGCTGA